A region from the Arachis ipaensis cultivar K30076 chromosome B01, Araip1.1, whole genome shotgun sequence genome encodes:
- the LOC107606639 gene encoding ATP-dependent DNA helicase PIF1-like yields the protein MTDDELKNLCLIEIEKILNSNARSLRDYQSMPYPEMSDVRLYLSSDTTCQADENEDIQQEWFTPEFLNDIKYSELPNHKLTLKPGVAVMLLQNIDQTSDLCNGTRLIVNELGSNVIGVTVVTGRNIGDKVYIPRMNLIPSNSGLPFKFQRRQFPLTVCFAMTINKSQGQSLSHVGLYLSKSVFTHGQLYVALSRVKSRSDINVLILDEDGNLKSSTKNVVLKEDFNNI from the coding sequence ATGACTGATGACGAATTGAAAAACCTCTGTCttattgagattgagaagatACTCAACAGCAATGCGAGATCATTAAGAGACTATCAATCAATGCCATATCCTGAGATGTCTGATGTTCGCCTTTATTTGAGTTCTGACACAACATGTCAAGCTGATGAAAATGAAGATATACAACAAGAGTGGTTCACACCAGAGTTCCTAAATGACATCAAATATTCGGAACTACCCAATCATAAGTTGACTTTGAAGCCAGGAGTCGCTGTAATGCTACTGCAAAACATAGACCAGACTTCAGATTTATGCAACGGGACAAGATTAATAGTTAACGAACTTGGCAGCAACGTAATTGGAGTGACGGTAGTGACGGGTAGAAATATTGGAGATAAAGTGTACATtccaagaatgaacttgatcccttCAAATTCAGggttgccatttaagtttcaacGGAGACAATTTCCATTAACAGTATGCTTTGCAATGACCATTAACAAGAGTCAGGGTCAATCATTATCACATGTAGGACTTTACTTATCAAAATCAGTATTCACCCATGGACAACTTTATgttgctttgtcaagagttaagagtcgcaGTGACATCAATGTTTTAATTCTAGACGAAGACGGCAATCTAAAGTCATCAACAAAAAATGTCGTGTTGAAAGaagattttaataatatttag